The Brassica oleracea var. oleracea cultivar TO1000 chromosome C6, BOL, whole genome shotgun sequence genome includes a region encoding these proteins:
- the LOC106299800 gene encoding WRKY transcription factor 55 isoform X1 — MEEILSKIFNGINLVEELKFNLSAQESPESLSSSLGSISTLFRDANERLGILLERKNAFVPNQPEPKPVQVSGLDQMMMQIEPGLKQDHRVRERVIRLRLGPDDSGPGCAFSTPRPRRRKKDGAVETVLVATARMVNMGTPPDDNYVWRKYGQKEILGSRYPRSYYRCNHQKVYKCPAKKQVQRLDEDPYMLRVTYRSSHTCQFSTTSSFSSTATTPVNYGPNVHNMADLMFENTDSVVPFCEPYLNNDSLVPGAASYEDSWKSTWQSYDMS, encoded by the exons ATGGAGGAGATATTGTCAAAAATCTTCAACGGAATCAATCTGGTTGAGGAGCTCAAATTCAACTTATCAGCACAAGAGTCGCCAGAATCTCTCTCGAGTTCTCTCGGTTCGATCTCCACTCTATTTAGAGACGCCAACGAGCGGCTGGGAATCCTACTTGAGAGGAAGAACGCTTTCGTACCAAATCAGCCTGAACCAAAACCAGTTCAAGTGTCTGGCTTGGACCAGATGATGATGCAGATTGAACCGGGTCTGAAGCAGGACCACAGAGTAAGGGAGAGAGTGATCAGATTAAGGCTTGGACCAGATGATTCCGGTCCTGGTTGCGCTTTCTCGACGCCAAGGCCTCGAAGAAG GAAGAAGGATGGAGCCGTGGAAACGGTGTTGGTAGCGACGGCGAGGATGGTGAACATGGGCACTCCGCCAGACGATAATTATGTTTGGCGTAAATATGGCCAAAAGGAAATTCTCGGTTCTAGATATCCTCG GTCGTACTATAGGTGCAACCACCAGAAAGTATACAAGTGTCCGGCTAAGAAACAAGTGCAACGACTCGACGAAGATCCTTACATGCTCCGTGTCACTTACCGTAGTTCACACACGTGTCAATTCTCTACTACATCCTCATTCTCATCAACAGCCACCACCCCAGTTAATTACGGTCCGAACGTGCATAACATGGCAGACCTTATGTTCGAAAACACGGACTCTGTTGTTCCTTTCTGCGAACCCTACTTGAACAACGACAGTTTAGTCCCTGGAGCAGCCAGCTATGAGGATTCGTGGAAATCAACATGGCAGAGCTACGACATGTCCTGA
- the LOC106299800 gene encoding WRKY transcription factor 55 isoform X2, translating to MEEILSKIFNGINLVEELKFNLSAQESPESLSSSLGSISTLFRDANERLGILLERKNAFVPNQPEPKPVQVSGLDQMMMQIEPGLKQDHRVRERVIRLRLGPDDSGPGCAFSTPRPRRRSYYRCNHQKVYKCPAKKQVQRLDEDPYMLRVTYRSSHTCQFSTTSSFSSTATTPVNYGPNVHNMADLMFENTDSVVPFCEPYLNNDSLVPGAASYEDSWKSTWQSYDMS from the exons ATGGAGGAGATATTGTCAAAAATCTTCAACGGAATCAATCTGGTTGAGGAGCTCAAATTCAACTTATCAGCACAAGAGTCGCCAGAATCTCTCTCGAGTTCTCTCGGTTCGATCTCCACTCTATTTAGAGACGCCAACGAGCGGCTGGGAATCCTACTTGAGAGGAAGAACGCTTTCGTACCAAATCAGCCTGAACCAAAACCAGTTCAAGTGTCTGGCTTGGACCAGATGATGATGCAGATTGAACCGGGTCTGAAGCAGGACCACAGAGTAAGGGAGAGAGTGATCAGATTAAGGCTTGGACCAGATGATTCCGGTCCTGGTTGCGCTTTCTCGACGCCAAGGCCTCGAAGAAG GTCGTACTATAGGTGCAACCACCAGAAAGTATACAAGTGTCCGGCTAAGAAACAAGTGCAACGACTCGACGAAGATCCTTACATGCTCCGTGTCACTTACCGTAGTTCACACACGTGTCAATTCTCTACTACATCCTCATTCTCATCAACAGCCACCACCCCAGTTAATTACGGTCCGAACGTGCATAACATGGCAGACCTTATGTTCGAAAACACGGACTCTGTTGTTCCTTTCTGCGAACCCTACTTGAACAACGACAGTTTAGTCCCTGGAGCAGCCAGCTATGAGGATTCGTGGAAATCAACATGGCAGAGCTACGACATGTCCTGA